From Kogia breviceps isolate mKogBre1 chromosome 2, mKogBre1 haplotype 1, whole genome shotgun sequence, one genomic window encodes:
- the SLC11A1 gene encoding natural resistance-associated macrophage protein 1 isoform X1, giving the protein MTGDTGPPKLSRTRYGSISSPPNPGLQQEPPGGTYLSKKIPIPDAEPGAFSLRKLWAFTGPGFLMSIAFLDPGNIESDLQAGAVAGFKLLWVLLWATVLGLLCQRLAARLGVVTGKDLGEVCHLYYPKVSLVHLDRKHLKRGLAQGEKQVPRTLLWLTIELAIVGSDMQEVIGTAIAFNLLSAGRIPLWGGVLITIVDTFFFLFLDNYGLRKLEAFFGFLITIMALTFGYEYVVARPAQGALLRGLFLPSCPGCGQPELLQAVGIIGAIIMPHNIYLHSALVKSREIDRTCRADIREANMYFLIEATIALSVSFFINLFVVAVFGQAFYQQTNQAAFNVCANSSLHDYAKIFPMNNLTVAVDIYQGGVILGCLFGPAALYIWAVGLLAAGQSSTMTGTYAGQFVMEGFLKLRWSRFARVLLTRSCAILPTMLVAVFRDLRDLSGLNDLLNVLQSLLLPFAVLPILTFTSMPALMQEFTNGPVSKAFTSSIMVLICAINLYFVVSYLPSLPHPAYFSLVALLAAIYLGLTTYLAWTCLITHGATLLAHGSHQHFLYGFPEEDQEKTSG; this is encoded by the exons ATGACAG GTGACACAGGCCCCCCAAAGCTCAGCAGGACCAGATATGGCTCCATCTCCAGCCCACCCAACCCAGGGTTACAGCAAGAGCCTCCTGGGGGGACCTACCTGAGCAAGAAGATCCCCATCCCAGATGCAGAACCG GGCGCGTTCAGCCTGCGGAAACTGTGGGCCTTCACGGGGCCCGGCTTCCTCATGAGCATCGCTTTCCTGGACCCAGGAAACATCGAGTCGGATCTTCAGGCTGGGGCTGTGGCTGGATTCAAA CTGCTCTGGGTACTGCTGTGGGCCACTGTGTTGGGCTTGCTCTGCCAGCGACTTGCTGCCCGGCTGGGCGTGGTGACAGGCAAGGACTTGGGCGAGGTCTGTCATCTCTACTACCCTAAGGTGAGCTTGGTGCACCTGGACAGGAAGCACCTGAAgaggggacttgcccaaggtgaaAAACAG GTGCCCCGCACCCTCCTCTGGCTGACCATCGAGCTAGCCATCGTGGGCTCAGATATGCAGGAAGTCATTGGCACAGCTATCGCATTCAACCTGCTCTCAGCTGGACG AATCCCACTCTGGGGAGGTGTCCTCATCACCATCGTGGACacgttcttcttcctcttcctcgaTAACTACG GGTTGCGGAAGCTGGAagccttttttggatttcttatTACCATTATGGCCTTGACCTTCGGCTATGAG TATGTGGTGGCACGTCCTGCTCAGGGAGCACTTCTTCGAGGCCTGTTCCTGCCCTCGTGCCCTGGCTGCGGCCAGCCCGAGCTGCTGCAGGCTGTGGGTATCATTGGCGCCATCATCATGCCCCACAACATCTACCTGCACTCAGCCTTGGTCAAG TCTCGAGAGATAGACCGGACCTGCCGGGCAGACATCCGAGAAGCCAACATGTACTTCCTGATTGAAGCCACCATCGCCCTGTCTGTCTCCTTCTTCATCAACCTCTTCGTTGTGGCTGTCTTTGGGCAAGCCTTCTACCAGCAAACCAACCAGGCTGCG TTCAACGTCTGTGCTAACAGCAGCCTGCACGACTACGCCAAGATCTTCCCCATGAACAACCTTACAGTGGCGGTGGACATTTACCAAGGA GGCGTGATCCTGGGCTGCCTCTTTGGCCCCGCAGCCCTCTACATCTGGGCGGTGGGTCTGCTGGCCGCCGGGCAGAGCTCCACCATGACCGGCACCTACGCGGGACAGTTTGTgatggag ggcttcCTGAAGCTGCGGTGGTCTCGCTTCGCCCGAGTCCTGCTCACTCGCTCCTGTGCCATCCTGCCCACCATGCTCGTGGCAGTCTTCAGGGACCTGCGGGACCTGTCAGGCCTCAACGACCTGCTCAACGTGCTGCAGAGCCTGCTG CTTCCCTTTGCTGTGCTGCCCATCCTCACGTTCACCAGCATGCCCGCCCTGATGCAGGAGTTCACCAATGGCCC GGTGAGCAAGGCCTTCACTTCTTCCATCATGGTGCTGATCTGTGCCATCAACCTCTACTTTGTGGTCAGCTACTTGCCCAGCCTACCCCACCCTGCCTACTTCAGCCTTGTGGCACTGCTGGCCGCAATCTACCTGGGCCTCACCACCTACCTG GCCTGGACCTGTCTCATCACCCATGGAGCCACCCTTCTGGCCCACGGTTCCCACCAACACTTTCTGTATGGGTTTCCTGAAGAGGATCAGGAGAAGACCTCTGGATGA
- the SLC11A1 gene encoding natural resistance-associated macrophage protein 1 isoform X3, whose translation MTGDTGPPKLSRTRYGSISSPPNPGLQQEPPGGTYLSKKIPIPDAEPGAFSLRKLWAFTGPGFLMSIAFLDPGNIESDLQAGAVAGFKLLWVLLWATVLGLLCQRLAARLGVVTGKDLGEVCHLYYPKVPRTLLWLTIELAIVGSDMQEVIGTAIAFNLLSAGRIPLWGGVLITIVDTFFFLFLDNYGLRKLEAFFGFLITIMALTFGYEYVVARPAQGALLRGLFLPSCPGCGQPELLQAVGIIGAIIMPHNIYLHSALVKSREIDRTCRADIREANMYFLIEATIALSVSFFINLFVVAVFGQAFYQQTNQAAFNVCANSSLHDYAKIFPMNNLTVAVDIYQGGVILGCLFGPAALYIWAVGLLAAGQSSTMTGTYAGQFVMEGFLKLRWSRFARVLLTRSCAILPTMLVAVFRDLRDLSGLNDLLNVLQSLLLPFAVLPILTFTSMPALMQEFTNGPVSKAFTSSIMVLICAINLYFVVSYLPSLPHPAYFSLVALLAAIYLGLTTYLAWTCLITHGATLLAHGSHQHFLYGFPEEDQEKTSG comes from the exons ATGACAG GTGACACAGGCCCCCCAAAGCTCAGCAGGACCAGATATGGCTCCATCTCCAGCCCACCCAACCCAGGGTTACAGCAAGAGCCTCCTGGGGGGACCTACCTGAGCAAGAAGATCCCCATCCCAGATGCAGAACCG GGCGCGTTCAGCCTGCGGAAACTGTGGGCCTTCACGGGGCCCGGCTTCCTCATGAGCATCGCTTTCCTGGACCCAGGAAACATCGAGTCGGATCTTCAGGCTGGGGCTGTGGCTGGATTCAAA CTGCTCTGGGTACTGCTGTGGGCCACTGTGTTGGGCTTGCTCTGCCAGCGACTTGCTGCCCGGCTGGGCGTGGTGACAGGCAAGGACTTGGGCGAGGTCTGTCATCTCTACTACCCTAAG GTGCCCCGCACCCTCCTCTGGCTGACCATCGAGCTAGCCATCGTGGGCTCAGATATGCAGGAAGTCATTGGCACAGCTATCGCATTCAACCTGCTCTCAGCTGGACG AATCCCACTCTGGGGAGGTGTCCTCATCACCATCGTGGACacgttcttcttcctcttcctcgaTAACTACG GGTTGCGGAAGCTGGAagccttttttggatttcttatTACCATTATGGCCTTGACCTTCGGCTATGAG TATGTGGTGGCACGTCCTGCTCAGGGAGCACTTCTTCGAGGCCTGTTCCTGCCCTCGTGCCCTGGCTGCGGCCAGCCCGAGCTGCTGCAGGCTGTGGGTATCATTGGCGCCATCATCATGCCCCACAACATCTACCTGCACTCAGCCTTGGTCAAG TCTCGAGAGATAGACCGGACCTGCCGGGCAGACATCCGAGAAGCCAACATGTACTTCCTGATTGAAGCCACCATCGCCCTGTCTGTCTCCTTCTTCATCAACCTCTTCGTTGTGGCTGTCTTTGGGCAAGCCTTCTACCAGCAAACCAACCAGGCTGCG TTCAACGTCTGTGCTAACAGCAGCCTGCACGACTACGCCAAGATCTTCCCCATGAACAACCTTACAGTGGCGGTGGACATTTACCAAGGA GGCGTGATCCTGGGCTGCCTCTTTGGCCCCGCAGCCCTCTACATCTGGGCGGTGGGTCTGCTGGCCGCCGGGCAGAGCTCCACCATGACCGGCACCTACGCGGGACAGTTTGTgatggag ggcttcCTGAAGCTGCGGTGGTCTCGCTTCGCCCGAGTCCTGCTCACTCGCTCCTGTGCCATCCTGCCCACCATGCTCGTGGCAGTCTTCAGGGACCTGCGGGACCTGTCAGGCCTCAACGACCTGCTCAACGTGCTGCAGAGCCTGCTG CTTCCCTTTGCTGTGCTGCCCATCCTCACGTTCACCAGCATGCCCGCCCTGATGCAGGAGTTCACCAATGGCCC GGTGAGCAAGGCCTTCACTTCTTCCATCATGGTGCTGATCTGTGCCATCAACCTCTACTTTGTGGTCAGCTACTTGCCCAGCCTACCCCACCCTGCCTACTTCAGCCTTGTGGCACTGCTGGCCGCAATCTACCTGGGCCTCACCACCTACCTG GCCTGGACCTGTCTCATCACCCATGGAGCCACCCTTCTGGCCCACGGTTCCCACCAACACTTTCTGTATGGGTTTCCTGAAGAGGATCAGGAGAAGACCTCTGGATGA
- the CATIP gene encoding LOW QUALITY PROTEIN: ciliogenesis-associated TTC17-interacting protein (The sequence of the model RefSeq protein was modified relative to this genomic sequence to represent the inferred CDS: substituted 1 base at 1 genomic stop codon), with product MSSKIQSKGSKAKDHQPSAQERLPPPEANAEAIHFLNSLRQEELLMLFFSETLVMVSDTGEPQGELTIEVQRGKYKDQFGVMEYFPFVHAFSRGFMDKILCGNSILGYLSWKLEVVEQHYQEFIKFHVLPVERKMSLLKQDDQLAVTRIIKEGEEVKTEATFFPWHSIAGFVSQAANLVLLRVMAWRQTVPSNARFLALDNEGKLCYSTYQGLGSQTIQVGHEQVEVFIVEQTVHSEQGIPVSCQFYLLSDGHLAKRIQVGSPGCCMITKVPILREVDDIEPKPVFEKKPLVWEEDMELYSRFVDRKEELRLSHNSYLRQHPEAQALISDFLLFLLLRQPAEVVTFAAEYFGPFAMRRPPTPALRSSNRPCPFHELEPEGLEGEEGXS from the exons ATGTCTTCCAAAATTCAATCCAAAG GCTCCAAAGCCAAGGACCACCAGCCCTCAGCCCAAGAGAGGCTGCCACCCCCAGAGGCCAATGCTGAAGCCATCCATTTCCTCAACTCCCTCC GGCAAGAGGAGCTGCTGATGCTATTCTTCTCGGAGACTCTGGTCATGGTCTCGGACACAGGGGAGCCTCAGGGAGAGCTGACCATTGAGGTGCAGAGAGGGAAATACAAAGACCAGTTTGGTGTCATGGAGTACTTCCCATTTGTGCATGCCTTTAGCCGTGGCTTTATGGACAAAATACTCTGCGGAAACTCCATTCTGG GCTATCTCTCGTGGAAACTGGAGGTTGTGGAACAACATTATCAGGAGTTCATCAAG TTCCACGTCCTCCCCGTGGAGCGGAAGATGAGTTTGCTGAAGCAGGATGATCAGCTGGCCGTGACCAGAATCATCAAGGAGGGTGAG GAAGTGAAGACCGAAGCGACTTTCTTCCCCTGGCACTCCATTGCGGGCTTCGTCTCCCAGGCCGCCAACCTGGTGTTGCTGAGGGTGATGGCCTGGCGGCAGACAGTGCCCAGCAACGCCCGTTTCCTGGCCTTGGACAACGAGGGCAAACTCTGCTATTCCACTTAC CAAGGCCTGGGCTCCCAGACGATCCAGGTGGGCCATGAGCAGGTGGAAGTGTTCATTGTGGAGCAGACTGTACACTCGGAACAGGGCATCCCCGTGTCCTGCCAGTTTTACCTGCTCTCTGATGG GCACCTGGCCAAGAGGATCCAGGTGGGCTCCCCGGGGTGCTGCATGATCACCAAGGTGCCCATCTTGAGGGAAGTGG atgATATTGAGCCTAAaccagtgtttgagaagaaaccCCTGGTGTGGGAGGAGGACATGGAGCTCTACTCGAGGTTCGTGGACCGGAAG GAGGAGCTCCGTCTCAGCCACAACAGCTATCTGCGGCAGCACCCCGAGGCCCAGGCGCTCATCTCCGACttcctgctcttcctgctgctgcGCCAGCCGGCCGAAGTGGTCACCTTCGCCGCCGAGTACTTCGGCCCCTTTGCCATGCGACGCCCGCCCACTCCGGCCTTGCGCTCCTCCAACCGGCCCTGCCCCTTCCACGAGCTGGAGCCGGAGGGCCTGGAGGGCGAGGAGGGCTAG TCCTAA
- the SLC11A1 gene encoding natural resistance-associated macrophage protein 1 isoform X5, which produces MTGDTGPPKLSRTRYGSISSPPNPGLQQEPPGGTYLSKKIPIPDAEPGAFSLRKLWAFTGPGFLMSIAFLDPGNIESDLQAGAVAGFKLLWVLLWATVLGLLCQRLAARLGVVTGKDLGEVCHLYYPKVSLVHLDRKHLKRGLAQGEKQVPRTLLWLTIELAIVGSDMQEVIGTAIAFNLLSAGRIPLWGGVLITIVDTFFFLFLDNYGLRKLEAFFGFLITIMALTFGYEYVVARPAQGALLRGLFLPSCPGCGQPELLQAVGIIGAIIMPHNIYLHSALVKSREIDRTCRADIREANMYFLIEATIALSVSFFINLFVVAVFGQAFYQQTNQAAFNVCANSSLHDYAKIFPMNNLTVAVDIYQGGVILGCLFGPAALYIWAVGLLAAGQSSTMTGTYAGQFVMEMRKLRFSDVRPETANPGLIGAFSPTRFSLQQSAVGGDPPH; this is translated from the exons ATGACAG GTGACACAGGCCCCCCAAAGCTCAGCAGGACCAGATATGGCTCCATCTCCAGCCCACCCAACCCAGGGTTACAGCAAGAGCCTCCTGGGGGGACCTACCTGAGCAAGAAGATCCCCATCCCAGATGCAGAACCG GGCGCGTTCAGCCTGCGGAAACTGTGGGCCTTCACGGGGCCCGGCTTCCTCATGAGCATCGCTTTCCTGGACCCAGGAAACATCGAGTCGGATCTTCAGGCTGGGGCTGTGGCTGGATTCAAA CTGCTCTGGGTACTGCTGTGGGCCACTGTGTTGGGCTTGCTCTGCCAGCGACTTGCTGCCCGGCTGGGCGTGGTGACAGGCAAGGACTTGGGCGAGGTCTGTCATCTCTACTACCCTAAGGTGAGCTTGGTGCACCTGGACAGGAAGCACCTGAAgaggggacttgcccaaggtgaaAAACAG GTGCCCCGCACCCTCCTCTGGCTGACCATCGAGCTAGCCATCGTGGGCTCAGATATGCAGGAAGTCATTGGCACAGCTATCGCATTCAACCTGCTCTCAGCTGGACG AATCCCACTCTGGGGAGGTGTCCTCATCACCATCGTGGACacgttcttcttcctcttcctcgaTAACTACG GGTTGCGGAAGCTGGAagccttttttggatttcttatTACCATTATGGCCTTGACCTTCGGCTATGAG TATGTGGTGGCACGTCCTGCTCAGGGAGCACTTCTTCGAGGCCTGTTCCTGCCCTCGTGCCCTGGCTGCGGCCAGCCCGAGCTGCTGCAGGCTGTGGGTATCATTGGCGCCATCATCATGCCCCACAACATCTACCTGCACTCAGCCTTGGTCAAG TCTCGAGAGATAGACCGGACCTGCCGGGCAGACATCCGAGAAGCCAACATGTACTTCCTGATTGAAGCCACCATCGCCCTGTCTGTCTCCTTCTTCATCAACCTCTTCGTTGTGGCTGTCTTTGGGCAAGCCTTCTACCAGCAAACCAACCAGGCTGCG TTCAACGTCTGTGCTAACAGCAGCCTGCACGACTACGCCAAGATCTTCCCCATGAACAACCTTACAGTGGCGGTGGACATTTACCAAGGA GGCGTGATCCTGGGCTGCCTCTTTGGCCCCGCAGCCCTCTACATCTGGGCGGTGGGTCTGCTGGCCGCCGGGCAGAGCTCCACCATGACCGGCACCTACGCGGGACAGTTTGTgatggag atgagaaaactgagattcagcgACGTGAGGCCCGAGACTGCAAACCCAGGACTAATAGGAGCCTTTTCTCCAACACGGTTTAGTCTTCAGCAATCAGCTGTGGGAGGGGACCCCCCCCACTAA
- the SLC11A1 gene encoding natural resistance-associated macrophage protein 1 isoform X4 gives MTGDTGPPKLSRTRYGSISSPPNPGLQQEPPGGTYLSKKIPIPDAEPGAFSLRKLWAFTGPGFLMSIAFLDPGNIESDLQAGAVAGFKLLWVLLWATVLGLLCQRLAARLGVVTGKDLGEVCHLYYPKVPRTLLWLTIELAIVGSDMQEVIGTAIAFNLLSAGRIPLWGGVLITIVDTFFFLFLDNYGLRKLEAFFGFLITIMALTFGYEYVVARPAQGALLRGLFLPSCPGCGQPELLQAVGIIGAIIMPHNIYLHSALVKSREIDRTCRADIREANMYFLIEATIALSVSFFINLFVVAVFGQAFYQQTNQAAFNVCANSSLHDYAKIFPMNNLTVAVDIYQGGVILGCLFGPAALYIWAVGLLAAGQSSTMTGTYAGQFVMEGFLKLRWSRFARVLLTRSCAILPTMLVAVFRDLRDLSGLNDLLNVLQSLLLPFAVLPILTFTSMPALMQEFTNGPSSLAVGTGGDAANPEPPSRPQGPGPVSSPMEPPFWPTVPTNTFCMGFLKRIRRRPLDELPPRAWPRV, from the exons ATGACAG GTGACACAGGCCCCCCAAAGCTCAGCAGGACCAGATATGGCTCCATCTCCAGCCCACCCAACCCAGGGTTACAGCAAGAGCCTCCTGGGGGGACCTACCTGAGCAAGAAGATCCCCATCCCAGATGCAGAACCG GGCGCGTTCAGCCTGCGGAAACTGTGGGCCTTCACGGGGCCCGGCTTCCTCATGAGCATCGCTTTCCTGGACCCAGGAAACATCGAGTCGGATCTTCAGGCTGGGGCTGTGGCTGGATTCAAA CTGCTCTGGGTACTGCTGTGGGCCACTGTGTTGGGCTTGCTCTGCCAGCGACTTGCTGCCCGGCTGGGCGTGGTGACAGGCAAGGACTTGGGCGAGGTCTGTCATCTCTACTACCCTAAG GTGCCCCGCACCCTCCTCTGGCTGACCATCGAGCTAGCCATCGTGGGCTCAGATATGCAGGAAGTCATTGGCACAGCTATCGCATTCAACCTGCTCTCAGCTGGACG AATCCCACTCTGGGGAGGTGTCCTCATCACCATCGTGGACacgttcttcttcctcttcctcgaTAACTACG GGTTGCGGAAGCTGGAagccttttttggatttcttatTACCATTATGGCCTTGACCTTCGGCTATGAG TATGTGGTGGCACGTCCTGCTCAGGGAGCACTTCTTCGAGGCCTGTTCCTGCCCTCGTGCCCTGGCTGCGGCCAGCCCGAGCTGCTGCAGGCTGTGGGTATCATTGGCGCCATCATCATGCCCCACAACATCTACCTGCACTCAGCCTTGGTCAAG TCTCGAGAGATAGACCGGACCTGCCGGGCAGACATCCGAGAAGCCAACATGTACTTCCTGATTGAAGCCACCATCGCCCTGTCTGTCTCCTTCTTCATCAACCTCTTCGTTGTGGCTGTCTTTGGGCAAGCCTTCTACCAGCAAACCAACCAGGCTGCG TTCAACGTCTGTGCTAACAGCAGCCTGCACGACTACGCCAAGATCTTCCCCATGAACAACCTTACAGTGGCGGTGGACATTTACCAAGGA GGCGTGATCCTGGGCTGCCTCTTTGGCCCCGCAGCCCTCTACATCTGGGCGGTGGGTCTGCTGGCCGCCGGGCAGAGCTCCACCATGACCGGCACCTACGCGGGACAGTTTGTgatggag ggcttcCTGAAGCTGCGGTGGTCTCGCTTCGCCCGAGTCCTGCTCACTCGCTCCTGTGCCATCCTGCCCACCATGCTCGTGGCAGTCTTCAGGGACCTGCGGGACCTGTCAGGCCTCAACGACCTGCTCAACGTGCTGCAGAGCCTGCTG CTTCCCTTTGCTGTGCTGCCCATCCTCACGTTCACCAGCATGCCCGCCCTGATGCAGGAGTTCACCAATGGCCC CTCCAGCCTGGCTGTGGGCACTGGAGGAGATGCAGCCAATCCTGAGCCTCCCTCTCGTCCCCAAGG GCCTGGACCTGTCTCATCACCCATGGAGCCACCCTTCTGGCCCACGGTTCCCACCAACACTTTCTGTATGGGTTTCCTGAAGAGGATCAGGAGAAGACCTCTGGATGAGCTCCCACCCAGGGCCTGGCCGAGGGTGTAA
- the SLC11A1 gene encoding natural resistance-associated macrophage protein 1 isoform X2: MTGDTGPPKLSRTRYGSISSPPNPGLQQEPPGGTYLSKKIPIPDAEPGAFSLRKLWAFTGPGFLMSIAFLDPGNIESDLQAGAVAGFKLLWVLLWATVLGLLCQRLAARLGVVTGKDLGEVCHLYYPKVSLVHLDRKHLKRGLAQGEKQVPRTLLWLTIELAIVGSDMQEVIGTAIAFNLLSAGRIPLWGGVLITIVDTFFFLFLDNYGLRKLEAFFGFLITIMALTFGYEYVVARPAQGALLRGLFLPSCPGCGQPELLQAVGIIGAIIMPHNIYLHSALVKSREIDRTCRADIREANMYFLIEATIALSVSFFINLFVVAVFGQAFYQQTNQAAFNVCANSSLHDYAKIFPMNNLTVAVDIYQGGVILGCLFGPAALYIWAVGLLAAGQSSTMTGTYAGQFVMEGFLKLRWSRFARVLLTRSCAILPTMLVAVFRDLRDLSGLNDLLNVLQSLLLPFAVLPILTFTSMPALMQEFTNGPSSLAVGTGGDAANPEPPSRPQGPGPVSSPMEPPFWPTVPTNTFCMGFLKRIRRRPLDELPPRAWPRV, encoded by the exons ATGACAG GTGACACAGGCCCCCCAAAGCTCAGCAGGACCAGATATGGCTCCATCTCCAGCCCACCCAACCCAGGGTTACAGCAAGAGCCTCCTGGGGGGACCTACCTGAGCAAGAAGATCCCCATCCCAGATGCAGAACCG GGCGCGTTCAGCCTGCGGAAACTGTGGGCCTTCACGGGGCCCGGCTTCCTCATGAGCATCGCTTTCCTGGACCCAGGAAACATCGAGTCGGATCTTCAGGCTGGGGCTGTGGCTGGATTCAAA CTGCTCTGGGTACTGCTGTGGGCCACTGTGTTGGGCTTGCTCTGCCAGCGACTTGCTGCCCGGCTGGGCGTGGTGACAGGCAAGGACTTGGGCGAGGTCTGTCATCTCTACTACCCTAAGGTGAGCTTGGTGCACCTGGACAGGAAGCACCTGAAgaggggacttgcccaaggtgaaAAACAG GTGCCCCGCACCCTCCTCTGGCTGACCATCGAGCTAGCCATCGTGGGCTCAGATATGCAGGAAGTCATTGGCACAGCTATCGCATTCAACCTGCTCTCAGCTGGACG AATCCCACTCTGGGGAGGTGTCCTCATCACCATCGTGGACacgttcttcttcctcttcctcgaTAACTACG GGTTGCGGAAGCTGGAagccttttttggatttcttatTACCATTATGGCCTTGACCTTCGGCTATGAG TATGTGGTGGCACGTCCTGCTCAGGGAGCACTTCTTCGAGGCCTGTTCCTGCCCTCGTGCCCTGGCTGCGGCCAGCCCGAGCTGCTGCAGGCTGTGGGTATCATTGGCGCCATCATCATGCCCCACAACATCTACCTGCACTCAGCCTTGGTCAAG TCTCGAGAGATAGACCGGACCTGCCGGGCAGACATCCGAGAAGCCAACATGTACTTCCTGATTGAAGCCACCATCGCCCTGTCTGTCTCCTTCTTCATCAACCTCTTCGTTGTGGCTGTCTTTGGGCAAGCCTTCTACCAGCAAACCAACCAGGCTGCG TTCAACGTCTGTGCTAACAGCAGCCTGCACGACTACGCCAAGATCTTCCCCATGAACAACCTTACAGTGGCGGTGGACATTTACCAAGGA GGCGTGATCCTGGGCTGCCTCTTTGGCCCCGCAGCCCTCTACATCTGGGCGGTGGGTCTGCTGGCCGCCGGGCAGAGCTCCACCATGACCGGCACCTACGCGGGACAGTTTGTgatggag ggcttcCTGAAGCTGCGGTGGTCTCGCTTCGCCCGAGTCCTGCTCACTCGCTCCTGTGCCATCCTGCCCACCATGCTCGTGGCAGTCTTCAGGGACCTGCGGGACCTGTCAGGCCTCAACGACCTGCTCAACGTGCTGCAGAGCCTGCTG CTTCCCTTTGCTGTGCTGCCCATCCTCACGTTCACCAGCATGCCCGCCCTGATGCAGGAGTTCACCAATGGCCC CTCCAGCCTGGCTGTGGGCACTGGAGGAGATGCAGCCAATCCTGAGCCTCCCTCTCGTCCCCAAGG GCCTGGACCTGTCTCATCACCCATGGAGCCACCCTTCTGGCCCACGGTTCCCACCAACACTTTCTGTATGGGTTTCCTGAAGAGGATCAGGAGAAGACCTCTGGATGAGCTCCCACCCAGGGCCTGGCCGAGGGTGTAA